From the unidentified bacterial endosymbiont genome, one window contains:
- a CDS encoding IS4 family transposase, with translation MREIILNVKWKTLTLHPPIGKAKQYPDLQLTALIATEECSDNDTRIEWKLLTDLPVANLAEATEKLEWYSHRWKIETFHKVMKSGCQAERSRLGSAERLTNLLCCYCILSWRIFWLTMLSREIPKAPVELAFSDTEIKILDTMIKDTAQVMSSPPLEKYTIKLAQLGGYTGNKNKHPPGNIVIWRGLRRLNEILIGWELATERCG, from the coding sequence ATGCGCGAAATAATACTGAATGTCAAATGGAAAACGCTCACATTACATCCTCCGATTGGTAAGGCAAAGCAGTATCCCGATCTACAGCTGACGGCACTTATCGCGACAGAAGAGTGTTCGGATAATGATACCAGGATTGAGTGGAAATTACTGACTGACCTGCCAGTGGCAAATCTGGCTGAGGCCACGGAAAAGCTGGAATGGTACAGCCATCGCTGGAAAATAGAGACCTTCCATAAGGTTATGAAATCCGGATGTCAGGCGGAACGCTCCAGACTGGGTTCGGCGGAACGGCTGACAAATTTATTATGCTGTTACTGTATCCTGAGCTGGCGGATATTCTGGCTGACAATGCTCAGCCGAGAAATACCCAAGGCACCGGTAGAACTTGCTTTCAGCGACACAGAGATAAAAATATTGGACACGATGATCAAAGACACAGCACAAGTCATGTCATCGCCTCCACTGGAAAAATATACGATAAAACTTGCCCAGTTGGGAGGATACACTGGGAATAAAAATAAGCATCCACCCGGTAATATTGTTATCTGGCGCGGCTTGCGACGATTAAACGAAATACTAATCGGATGGGAATTAGCCACTGAAAGATGTGGGTAG